Part of the Candidatus Methylomirabilis limnetica genome, CAGCGGGACTGGCTCCAGAAGAACCTGGCCAACGTGGACAAAGGGACGCCCGTCGTGATTTTTTCCCACTCGCCCCTGTATAAGTACTACAAGCCCTGGAACTTTTGGACCGACGATGCCGAGGAGGTGCAGAAGCTCCTGGCGCCCTTTACGTCTGTGACGGTGATTCACGCCCACACCCACCAGGTCCTGACGAACAGAATCGGCAACATCCACTTCCACGGCGTGCTCTCCACGGCTTGGCCGTGGCCATACGCTCCCGAGGGGCTCCCAGGGCTCACCGTGCAGATGGACCGGGCTGATCCGTTCAACCAGTTCGATGCCTGTGGATGGGGGACGGTGGATGTTCTCTCGACCGGACGGGCCAATAAGAGCTATAAACTGTGGGACCGGAACCCGATGAATGTGACCGCTGCTCAGCTTGAATCCGGCAAAGCGGCCGCCCCAGGGCCTTCGTATTAGGATTGAGGCAGAGGAGAAAAGCAATGCAAACGCGAGTCGTTGTCAGGGTGCTCATCGTAGGTGTGTTCATGGCTGTGGCTATCGGTCCCTTGACTGCCGACCAGGTCAAAGCCACGGATGCTGCCACCCCTTCGTCCTCTCAGATAGCAGCCGCAGCTTCAGGAGAGGCATGGGTGACGAAGACGGTTACGGCATGCGATAAGAAGAAGACGGTCATCGTCGAGGGGTACCGTGCAGGAGAGGTGCTGCCCCAGGAGAAGGCCCGGCAGGTGGCGAAGCTGCTCATGGCGCTGATGAAGTACTGTGACTACCAGGTCATTGCCAGACTCCCCCAGCAGGAGACGACGGTTTATCTCTCCATCGAGGGCCAGCCGTTCGTTGAGATGCAAGAAGTCGAACAGAAGTTGCCCATCCTGCTTGTCCAGGGGGTGCTGCCCACAGAGCGGGAAAAGCGCGTTTGGGCCGCCGAGCAGAAACGGATGATCGAAGAAGGCTATAAACTCTTTCACAGCTCGGCGCTGGGGACCAACGGCATTTCCTGTGACATGTGTCATCCGGATGCCTCGAACACGCATCCGGAGACCTATCCCAAGTTCCAGACGCAGCTAAAGACGGTCGCCCTCCTCAGGGACCAGATCAATTGGTGCATCGAAAATCCGTTGGAGGGTAAGAAGCTCTCT contains:
- a CDS encoding c-type cytochrome; this translates as MQTRVVVRVLIVGVFMAVAIGPLTADQVKATDAATPSSSQIAAAASGEAWVTKTVTACDKKKTVIVEGYRAGEVLPQEKARQVAKLLMALMKYCDYQVIARLPQQETTVYLSIEGQPFVEMQEVEQKLPILLVQGVLPTEREKRVWAAEQKRMIEEGYKLFHSSALGTNGISCDMCHPDASNTHPETYPKFQTQLKTVALLRDQINWCIENPLEGKKLSGDDPEMKALEAYIYSARSGKSLEPGKH